The Hymenobacter sp. DG01 genome has a segment encoding these proteins:
- a CDS encoding FG-GAP-like repeat-containing protein, whose product MALFYKSLFLVGGLLTAGAARAQAPYLQNRLPQANAVAAPRTAPLQLTFSEPMSAQTASPDAVRVVSAWRGRLAGTFQGAGTNTISFTPAQPLLVGEPVQVGVGTQATSQAGTALAAASLFQFTAATAPSTGRFLDEEVTLDLGPRCMAVGDINNDGNPDFVAGGSDNMLAVRLGDGQGGFAPPPAPIPASSTGGGSAPSNVELADVNKDGFLDMLVADGSSRTMAISLGDGTGRFTIPAAGGRIYPPGESLRGLVVADFNADGNLDFAVGLSRSSQVAVYYGNGKAGFTAQPLVAIDSLPLWLAVGDVNADGRPDLLSLNTTSAGSSVSVRLNDGAGGFTARPLVAVAPDGYTLVLGDIDNNGTPDILTTSSSTNSVSVRLGDGSGGFTAPATPEVKVGPTPRNIALADLNRDGRLDFVTANNQQNTTTVSVRLGNGAGGFSPAAVPEVTVGLQPYALALQDINKDGQPDLLAGNMGIYYSSTVISSYSLTVRLGNGAGGFVMPAGEPVALADAAIKTAVGDLNNDGRLDILSINSRGVASVRLGDGKGRFAPPPAPTPADISSIGTYPGCLALGDLNNDGNLDFVTNITVQFSPRLAIYLGDGRGGFSPLPASVPPVPIRFDQVDMVLTDLTGDGNLDLLGCSRDQGVVSVRLGTGTGTFTTPAVPEVSVGNAPLAVAAGDFNNDGRMDFATANYVQRLEGSVSIRLGDGTGRFAPPAAPAPAEVQLGEDQPNDIALGDLNNDGNLDFVICSVEGLNGAGNNVCVRLGTGTGAFTTPAVARLRVSLDPTGVALGDVNGDGNLDVVSSAKYRNRMAVRFGDGKGGLTVPATGGQVGVGPSPSDILLADVDNDGDLDALLPHGAARSLSVRLNGIFTGTVLPVRQPTALASAPRLVVYPNPARQVVRLEHATPHAPLVLFDLLGREQRRQPAGPSFDLSGLTPGLYILRSGTQSAHLVVE is encoded by the coding sequence ATGGCTCTATTCTACAAGTCTTTATTCCTGGTGGGCGGATTGTTAACGGCGGGTGCGGCCCGGGCCCAGGCCCCGTACCTCCAGAACCGGCTGCCCCAGGCCAATGCCGTAGCAGCCCCGCGCACGGCTCCCCTGCAACTGACCTTCTCGGAGCCAATGAGCGCCCAAACCGCCTCGCCCGATGCGGTACGGGTTGTAAGCGCCTGGCGGGGGCGGCTGGCGGGCACTTTCCAGGGCGCGGGCACCAACACCATTTCCTTTACCCCTGCCCAACCCCTGCTGGTCGGCGAGCCAGTGCAGGTGGGCGTAGGCACCCAGGCCACCAGCCAGGCGGGCACGGCGCTGGCCGCAGCTTCGCTCTTTCAATTCACCGCCGCCACGGCCCCCAGCACGGGCCGCTTTCTGGATGAGGAGGTAACCCTGGACCTGGGCCCGCGCTGCATGGCCGTGGGCGACATCAACAACGATGGCAACCCCGACTTTGTGGCCGGCGGCTCGGATAACATGCTGGCCGTGCGCCTGGGCGACGGGCAGGGCGGCTTTGCCCCGCCGCCGGCTCCCATCCCGGCCAGTTCAACCGGCGGTGGCTCGGCGCCCAGCAACGTGGAGCTGGCCGATGTCAACAAAGATGGCTTCCTGGATATGCTGGTGGCCGACGGCTCAAGCCGGACAATGGCTATCTCCCTGGGCGATGGCACCGGCCGGTTCACGATTCCGGCGGCAGGCGGCCGCATATACCCGCCGGGCGAGAGCCTGCGCGGGCTGGTTGTGGCCGACTTCAATGCCGATGGCAACCTGGATTTCGCCGTGGGGCTGAGCCGCAGCAGCCAGGTGGCCGTGTACTATGGCAACGGCAAGGCCGGCTTCACGGCCCAGCCCCTGGTTGCCATCGACTCGCTACCCCTGTGGCTGGCCGTAGGGGATGTAAACGCCGATGGCCGGCCAGACCTGCTTTCCCTGAATACGACTTCCGCGGGCAGTTCCGTGTCGGTGCGGCTTAACGACGGGGCCGGTGGATTTACGGCCCGCCCCCTGGTAGCTGTGGCCCCCGATGGCTATACTCTCGTCCTCGGCGACATCGACAACAATGGCACGCCCGATATCCTGACTACCAGCAGCAGCACCAACTCCGTGTCGGTGCGCCTCGGCGACGGCTCGGGCGGCTTCACGGCTCCAGCTACCCCCGAGGTAAAAGTGGGTCCCACGCCCCGCAACATTGCCCTGGCCGACCTGAACCGCGACGGCCGCCTGGACTTTGTGACGGCCAACAATCAGCAGAATACCACCACCGTATCGGTGCGCCTGGGCAACGGAGCCGGCGGGTTCAGCCCGGCCGCCGTGCCCGAAGTTACGGTGGGCCTACAGCCCTATGCTCTGGCCCTGCAGGACATCAACAAGGACGGGCAGCCCGACCTGCTGGCCGGCAACATGGGTATTTACTACTCCTCCACCGTCATCAGCTCGTACAGCCTGACGGTGCGCCTGGGCAACGGGGCGGGCGGCTTTGTAATGCCTGCCGGCGAACCGGTGGCCCTGGCCGACGCCGCTATCAAGACGGCCGTGGGCGACCTGAATAATGACGGCCGCCTGGATATTCTCAGCATCAATTCCCGGGGGGTGGCTTCCGTGCGGCTCGGTGATGGCAAAGGCCGCTTTGCCCCTCCGCCCGCCCCTACCCCCGCCGACATCAGCAGCATCGGCACCTACCCCGGCTGCCTGGCCCTGGGCGACCTGAACAACGACGGCAACCTCGATTTCGTGACCAACATCACGGTTCAGTTTTCTCCGCGGCTGGCTATTTATCTGGGCGATGGGCGCGGAGGATTCAGCCCCCTGCCCGCCTCCGTGCCGCCCGTACCGATACGCTTCGACCAAGTGGACATGGTGCTGACGGACCTGACCGGCGACGGCAACCTAGATTTGCTTGGCTGCAGCCGCGACCAGGGCGTGGTATCGGTGCGGCTGGGCACGGGCACGGGCACCTTCACTACCCCGGCCGTGCCCGAGGTAAGTGTAGGCAACGCCCCGCTTGCCGTGGCGGCCGGCGACTTCAACAACGATGGTCGGATGGATTTTGCCACCGCCAACTACGTCCAGCGCCTGGAGGGCAGCGTTTCCATCCGCCTCGGCGACGGCACCGGCCGCTTTGCTCCGCCCGCCGCCCCCGCCCCGGCCGAGGTACAGCTGGGCGAGGACCAGCCCAACGACATTGCCCTGGGCGACCTGAACAACGACGGCAATCTGGATTTTGTCATCTGCAGCGTGGAAGGCCTGAACGGAGCCGGCAACAATGTGTGCGTCCGGCTGGGTACGGGTACCGGCGCTTTCACCACTCCGGCCGTAGCGCGCCTGCGCGTGTCCCTCGACCCTACCGGAGTAGCCCTCGGCGACGTGAACGGAGACGGCAACCTGGATGTGGTCAGCTCGGCCAAATACCGCAACCGGATGGCCGTCCGCTTCGGCGACGGTAAAGGCGGCCTGACGGTGCCCGCTACCGGCGGGCAGGTGGGAGTAGGTCCTTCCCCCTCTGATATTCTGCTGGCCGACGTGGACAACGACGGCGACCTGGACGCCCTGCTACCCCACGGAGCCGCGCGCAGCCTCTCGGTGCGCCTGAACGGAATTTTCACGGGCACCGTGCTACCCGTGCGGCAGCCCACAGCCCTGGCTTCGGCCCCTCGGCTGGTGGTGTACCCCAACCCGGCCCGACAGGTAGTGCGCCTAGAGCACGCGACTCCCCACGCCCCGCTGGTGCTGTTTGACCTGCTGGGCCGGGAGCAGCGGCGCCAGCCGGCCGGCCCCAGCTTCGACCTGAGCGGCCTCACTCCTGGGCTCTACATCCTGCGCAGCGGTACTCAGTCTGCGCATCTGGTAGTGGAATAG
- a CDS encoding fasciclin domain-containing protein — protein MRHTFCFSLLLGSLLILGLGARPAAAQTGEAVNATANGTLLGMSKLSTEHTTLMKAVKAAGLEEAARGTTKYTVFAPTNAAFDKLPAGKLNELLRPANKGRLAQLIGAHVVPGSYLAANLTDGLQLQTVQGETLTVVRQAGGIALRNSQGTVATVVNDDIVAENGIIHSIDAVLAPAAAPAQK, from the coding sequence ATGCGTCATACCTTCTGCTTTTCCCTGCTGCTGGGCAGCTTGCTTATCCTGGGCCTGGGCGCCCGCCCGGCCGCGGCCCAAACCGGAGAGGCCGTGAATGCCACGGCTAACGGCACTCTGCTGGGCATGTCGAAGCTATCTACGGAGCATACTACCCTCATGAAAGCCGTGAAGGCCGCCGGCCTGGAGGAGGCCGCCCGGGGCACCACCAAATACACCGTATTTGCGCCCACCAACGCAGCCTTCGATAAGCTGCCTGCCGGCAAACTGAATGAGCTGCTGCGCCCCGCCAACAAAGGCCGCCTGGCGCAGCTCATTGGCGCCCACGTAGTGCCCGGCAGCTACTTGGCCGCCAACCTTACCGATGGGCTGCAGCTGCAAACCGTGCAGGGCGAAACCCTGACCGTGGTGCGCCAGGCCGGGGGAATTGCCCTGCGCAACAGCCAGGGCACCGTAGCCACCGTCGTCAACGATGATATCGTGGCTGAAAACGGAATTATCCACTCCATTGATGCCGTGTTGGCGCCCGCCGCTGCCCCGGCTCAGAAATAG